From the genome of Miscanthus floridulus cultivar M001 chromosome 10, ASM1932011v1, whole genome shotgun sequence, one region includes:
- the LOC136486474 gene encoding ABC transporter C family member 2-like: MPSQFLQECQGGFLLRHSTLRMSCVWIAIVFHNSLRLTNDSRRKLASRRITNLISTNVESLQQVFLVLVIIREVCFTSRP; this comes from the exons ATGCCTTCTCAATTTTTGCAGGAGTG TCAAGGGGGGTTCTTGCTGAGGCACAGTACTCTCAGAATGTCATGCGTGTGG ATTGCAATTGTTTTCCACAACTCGTTGCGATTAACTAATGATAGTCGTAGGAAGCTTGCTTCTAGGAGGATTACCAATTTGATTTCAACTAACGTGGAGTCCCTTCAG CAAGTGTTCCTTGTCCTTGTCATAATCAGGGAGGTGTGCTTCACATCAAGGCCATAG
- the LOC136487181 gene encoding SWI/SNF complex subunit SWI3C homolog: MHTAGYLHVKNKGISKHPHIYVLLLVATWSAAMKSKLFADKEEREVQRLAATVINHQLKRLELKLKQFAEVETLLLKECEQVERVRQRISAERVRMRSALLGPTGSGLPGGSSTMPSNPAGMSPRPVRVPGSMLQTSMPATYANMQGHGHPQMPQMLFLHQRPQMLSFGPRLPLSAIQTQPSPQASKIMFNSGVPNSIAPNHHQLLRSSSGNNSSAG; this comes from the exons ATGCACACAGCAGGCTACTTGCATGTTAAAAATAAGGGAATTAGCAAGCATCCACATATCTACGTGCTGCTGCTAGTTGCAACATGGT CAGCAGCAATGAAGTCTAAGCTCTTTGCCGATAAAGAGGAACGTGAAGTTCAAAGGCTAGCTGCTACTGTAATAAATCATCAG TTAAAGAGATTGGAGTTGAAGCTGAAGCAGTTTGCAGAAGTTGAGACCTTGCTCTTGAAGGAATGTGAGCAAGTAGAAAGGGTTAGACAGAGGATTTCAGCTGAACGAGTCAGGATGAGGTCAGCCCTATTAGGTCCCACCGGAAGCGGTCTACCAGGGGGCAGTAGCACCATGCCATCAAATCCAGCAGGCATGAGCCCCAGACCAGTCCGTGTGCCAGGCTCCATGCTACAGACCAGCATGCCAGCCACATATGCCAACATGCAGGGGCATGGGCATCCTCAGATGCCTCAGATGCTGTTCCTACACCAGCGACCGCAGATGCTCTCGTTCGGCCCTCGCCTACCACTCTCAGCCATCCAGACTCAACCATCGCCACAGGCATCAAAAATCATGTTCAACTCTGGCGTGCCCAATTCGATCGCTCCTAACCACCATCAGTTGCTGAGATCGTCTTCTGGAAACAATTCTAGTGCAGGATAG